In the genome of Lactuca sativa cultivar Salinas chromosome 3, Lsat_Salinas_v11, whole genome shotgun sequence, the window GAAATTTATTGGTTTTATATTGGTTTACGAAAGCGGGATGATCTTTATGAtacttttttaaaaatttaaataatttttagagtcattaaatttttttaaaagtgtGTTGCTAAACACTTTTCACTTGCTCTATTCTATATTAGTAAACTAGTTTATAAACCATGAGATCTACggctataaaattaattaaattttcataataaaaatttataattattaatcatttattttaaataaattattaattatgagatatatcaaatttttaaagttaatataaattcaaatttaacatataattagaaaatataaatttaaattttgaaatgacTTGCCTACTATATGACATATGACATATAGTAGAATGACACTTGCCAGCCAAATgaagattaaaactattcatttattagaatagagatcAGTTAtttgtaaaatatataaaaaaagtaaactatataatatatatatatatatatatatatatatatatatatatatatatatatatatatatatatatatatatatatatatatatatatatatatatatatatatatatatttcatgatAAAATATTTTACGCCGCTTATAGCATAGCattgaatttaaaacaatgtGGTCTACAAAAGATTCCCCTTTGCATGAATATGAAAACACTTGCATCAAAAAGTTTGGCCCTGTGCTATTGACACGTATTTTTGGACAGGAATCCTAAACTTCTTTAATCCACCTTTAgatattaataaattcaattgaatataaatatatgataatTAAAATTCAGTTTTACACCATGTTGTCTTTTTGTTTTTTGGTTTGAAATGGATTTTCTACTCTCTATTTGAACAACGGAAGTTGAAATATCGGGACATCCTTCCCATTCAGCGTCAGTGAATGAGACAAGAGATGAACATGAGGAGGGATAAATGTGTAGACCAAACTCCAAAGTCCCTTGAACATATATGAGGATGTGTTTTAAAGCAGTCATGTGTTCATTACGAGGATCATACATGAATAAGCATACTTGTTAGACTGCATACGTGATATCAGGTCTAGTAAACGTTAGGTATTGAAGGGCTCCTGCCAAACTCCTATAATGAGAAGGATCAACATATGGAGGACTAGATGAGGCGCTAAGCTTGAGTTTGGTATCAATAGGTGTAACAAATGGTTTGCAAGTCGACATACCGACAAAGTCAATAATTTCAGTTGCATATTTCctttgagataaaaaaaaaagaatttcagTTGCATATTTCCTTTGAGATAAAAAAAGACCATGTTGATGGCGGTGGGCAGCAATTCCCAAGAAATAGCTTAATGAACCCAAATCTTTCATAGCAAATTCAGAATTGAGTTGTGAGATAATAGATACCCGTAGATTATCAGATGATGTTTTCAGAATGATAAGCAAAAGGTATGCCATGCCTGCTCCATTCTTATAGATAAACAAGGAGTGCTCCGATACGCTGTCTACAAATCCCATTTTCTGAACATAATTGGCAAAGCGTGTATACCAAGCCAGTGGGGCTTGCTTGAGCCCATATAGGGAATTCTTCAATAGACATACGTAATTTGGATGTGACTTGTATCTAAACTCCAATGGTTAATGCATATAGATGGTGTCATTAAGTTCTCCATGTAAAAAACGTTTTTTTACATATAACTGGTGAATAGACCAAGATTTGTATAAAGCAATACCCAACACAGTTCTGATATTCGCAGGCTTCACCACTAGACTAAATGTATCCCCATAATCAATGCCAACTTGTTGTGTTTTTCCATCACCTACAAGACGTGCTTTATGCCTCTCAAATGAACCATTAGAACGCTCTTTATGAGCAAAAATCCACATAGACCTGATAATATTAACATTTGGTGGTCGTGGTACAAGTTCCCACGTCTTATTTTTCATAAGAGCATTAAACTCATCTTCCATAGCATGTTTCCAATTCACATCATGAAGGGCAATAACAAGATTTTTTGGTAAAGGTGAACGAGAGACCGAAGTGGAAATATTAAAgggaatttttgatttaaaaattccATGTTGACTTCGTGTGACAGGTCGAGTAGACGGTGGAATTGGAGGTGTAAGAAGGATTGCCTGAGGTGAATTAGGAGGTGTAGGAGATGTTCAAACAGGTGGGGTGCATGCTGGCGGAGAGTTTGTAGGGTGGAAAACACCAGGAGAAGATGAGACCATGTGTTCATCTTGATACACATATGGAGAAATGTCATCATCCtgaaatgaataagaattagatGATGTTCTATGAAGTGAAGAAAAAGGAAATTTAAAATCATCAAACATGACATGTCTATTGACAATTATTTTgtttgttaacatatcacaacacttATAGCCACATTGTGAGACTGGATGTCTCAGTTTACATTTTGCTTGTCCATTCTGTGGTGATGTATGAGGACACGAGAACCGAAACACAATCCATGTGTGTTGCAAAAATCCATAAACAAGGTGTTATTGATCTCATCCCCGTTGTCACACTGTAAAGATTTTATTTTGCAAGTAAATTGTGTTTCAACAAAGGCATGAAAAGTTTTAAACACATATAAGACTTAGGATTTTTTGGCTAGAGGAAATGACCATGTAAAGTTGGTAAAATCATctaccatcacaaggtaatatCGATGACCCATGGAACTAACAACATGTGATGTCCAAATATCAGGATGAATAATGTCAAATGACATAACAGTGTATGAAGTAGATGAAACAAATGGTAAATTAACATTCTTCCCAGATTGACAAGAAGGACATAAAACTTTATTATCAAGAGCAATACACtaaatgtcattatttgatctaAGAAATTGAAAAAGTGGAGCTCCTGAATGGCCTAAGCGAGCATGCCATAGGCTTGGAGCGAAAGCAGAAAAAGCATAATGAGGAGCAGCTCTAGTGGTGACCGGATAGAGTTCCCCATGACTGTCACATCTCATTAGCAGGACTCCCGTCTGTAATTCCTTCACAGAAAATCCCTAAGGGTCAAATTCAACAGACACATGATTATCATTGACAAATTTTCGTACATaaacaagattttttttttttacaatttgggGAACATGGAGGACGTTTTTCAAAGTGAACTGAGAATGAGGATGTTTAAGAGTAGAATGTCCATAACCATGAATTGGAATTAACTTGCCATTACCAACAGTGATATTTTGTTTGTTGCTCAAATTAAAATAAGATGTGAGATTACATGTACCTGATGTGATGTGGGAGGAAGCTCTTGTATCCATATACCAATTAGGATATGGTGGATTCAGTTCCAGAGTGTACATCACATATTCAGTATCAGTGTAAAACCTAATTCGTATATTAATATATAACAACTTaattggtgcggaatcccaatcaagttgATTAG includes:
- the LOC111877610 gene encoding uncharacterized mitochondrial protein AtMg00820-like, which encodes MEDEFNALMKNKTWELVPRPPNVNIIRSMWIFAHKERSNGSFERHKARLVGDGKTQQVGIDYGDTFSLVVKPANIRTVLGIALYKSWSIHQLYVKKRFLHGELNDTIYMH
- the LOC111877611 gene encoding uncharacterized mitochondrial protein AtMg00810-like, translated to MAYLLLIILKTSSDNLRVSIISQLNSEFAMKDLGSLSYFLGIAAHRHQHGLFLSQRKYATEILFFLSQRKYATEIIDFVGMSTCKPFVTPIDTKLKLSASSSPPYVDPSHYRSLAGALQYLTFTRPDITYAV